One window from the genome of Candidatus Synechococcus calcipolaris G9 encodes:
- a CDS encoding DNA adenine methylase: protein MHPIKSPLRYPGGKSKALGKILPQFPAVIQEYREPFLGGGSVFLAARQLPGYQIKHYWINDLNLDLHCFWLVAQREINSLVETVTNIWQTRRDGRELFRSLTTENLDLTEFDRAVRFFILNRITFSGTVDSGGYSQQAFERRFTLSSIHRLHKLADQLSATCITNQDYETLLFEPGEQVFIFLDPPYLSATKSKLYGRKGDLHTSFDHEKFAKNMYQCPHKWLITYDDSPEIRDLFHFATISEWTLQYGMNNYKQDGAAAGRELFIKNY, encoded by the coding sequence ATGCATCCCATCAAAAGCCCTCTTCGTTATCCCGGCGGCAAATCAAAAGCTCTCGGAAAAATTCTGCCCCAGTTTCCAGCGGTGATTCAAGAATATCGGGAACCCTTTCTTGGTGGCGGCTCTGTTTTTTTAGCGGCGCGGCAACTCCCAGGCTATCAAATCAAACATTACTGGATCAATGATCTGAATCTTGATCTCCATTGCTTTTGGTTAGTTGCCCAAAGAGAGATTAATTCCCTGGTCGAAACAGTAACAAACATCTGGCAAACCCGCAGGGATGGTAGAGAGTTATTTCGTTCTTTAACGACTGAAAACCTAGACTTAACGGAATTTGATCGGGCCGTTCGCTTTTTCATCCTCAATCGGATCACCTTCTCTGGAACCGTTGATTCCGGCGGCTATTCCCAGCAGGCCTTTGAGCGGCGATTTACCCTATCCTCTATCCACCGCCTCCATAAATTAGCCGATCAACTCTCAGCAACCTGCATAACAAATCAAGATTATGAGACCCTTTTATTTGAGCCTGGGGAGCAGGTCTTTATCTTTTTAGATCCGCCTTACCTGAGTGCCACCAAATCTAAACTCTATGGCCGCAAAGGGGATCTACATACGAGCTTTGATCATGAAAAATTTGCTAAAAATATGTATCAATGCCCCCACAAATGGCTGATCACCTACGATGATTCCCCAGAAATAAGAGATCTCTTTCACTTCGCCACCATCAGCGAATGGACCCTTCAGTACGGCATGAACAACTATAAACAGGACGGCGCAGCAGCAGGTCGAGAGCTATTCATTAAAAACTATTAA